The region CCCATCCTCGCTATCCACGATCAAGGCGCCGGAGGTAACTGTAACGTGTTAAAGGAGCTGGTCGAGCCGGGCTGTGCCGGAGCCGTGATCTTCTCGAAGGCATTCCAGCTGGGTGATCCCACAATCTCGACGCTCGAGCTGTGGGGTGCCGAGTATCAGGAGAACAACGCGGTACTGATCGATGCCACTGGTCGCCAGGTGCTGCAAGCCATTTGTGATCGTGAGCGGTGCCCGGTATCGTTCGTGGGGCAAGTGACCGGTACGGGCTACGTGACGCTGCTGGAGCAAGACTTTGACGCTGGAGTGGCGAACAAGTTGGGTGATCGTAGCAAGTGTGGTCAGGAACTGTCGCACGTACCGTTCGATATGCACCTGAACCACGTGCTGGGGAAAATGCCCCAGAAAGAGTTTCATCTGAAGCGCGTGAGTGAGCAAGTGGACGAGTTCCTTTTGACGGACGAAGTGCAGTTGCCGGAAGCGCTACGATTGGTACTGGCAGCGGCCACCGTCGGTAGCAAGCGGTATCTGACGAATAAGGTGGATCGTTCCGTTACCGGTTTAATCGCACAGCAGCAATGTGTTGGTCCACTGCACACACCTTTGGCCGATTTCGGACTGGTGGCCGTGTCGCATTTCGGAAAGGAAGGCGTTGCTACATCCATCGGTGCACAGCCCATCAAAGGACTGGTGGATCCGACAAAGGCTGCCCGCATGACGGTGGCAGAAGCGCTCTCCAATCTGGCATTTGTGGCCATTAGCGAGCTGGCGGATGTGAAGTGTTCCGGGAATTGGATGTGGGCTGCGAAGGTAGCGGGCGAAGGAGCCAAGCTGGTCGATGCTTGTGAAGCCATGTGTGACCTGATGCGACAACTGCAGATTgcgatcgatggtggcaaGGATTCACTTTCGATGGCAGCGCGCGTGAACGGAGAGACGGTCGTCAGTCCCGGTACGCTCGTCGTTTCTACGTACGCACCCTGTCCGGACATCACGGTCAAGGTGACACCCGACCTGAAGGCAGCGGGACAGCGACGCAATACCACGTTGCTGTACGTGGCCGTGGAAGGTGCTCGATTCCGGTTGGGTGGTTCGGTGCTGGCACAATGTTACCGCAAGCTTGGCGGCGAATGTCCCGATATCAGTGATGCCGGATGCTTGAAGAGTGCATTCAACGTAACGCAGGATGTGCTTCGGAAGGGTTGGCTTCTTTCCGGGCACGATTGCAGTGATGGTGGCCTGATTACAACAGTACTGGAAATGGCATTTGCCGGTTTGACGGCAGTCGATGTGAATCTAGAGCAGCTGCTTCATTCGGCCAGCTTCCCGAGTGTTCATGGCGCCGTTCTACAGGTCCTGTTTGCTGAAGAGTGTGGCTGGGTACTGGAAGTGGCACCAGAACACGAGGCCGAAGTGTTAACCGCCTTCCGGAAGGCGTTGGTTCCTTGTTACACCATCGGAACAGCGAtcggtgctggagctgatCTACATTCGCGCAGCTCCGTCATCCTACGCAATGGCAACACCGTACTGCTGCAGGAAAGTCTGTTCACCCTTTTCAACTGTTGGGAATCGATTAGCTTCGAAATCGAGAAGATACAGAAAGCGAAAGCCGCCGCCATTGAAGAATACACTGGCATCGAGCGTCGTACTGGGCCCCGTTATGTGTCCAGCTTCAATCCGGATACGATGTACGCTGATCTAAAGCTGGCTGCCACTGGACCGCGAGTGGCATTGATTCGTGAGGAAGGCACCAATGGAGACCGTGAAATGGCGGCCGCCTTGTACGGTGCAGGCTTCGAGGTGCATGATGTAGCCATGAACGATCTGCTGAAGGGACGCACCACTCTCGATCGTTACCGTGGAATCGTGTTCCCTGGTAAGTAACGTGAGAGAGattgtaccataaaaaaaggtGTGAAAATCACATTCTTCTCGCCCATTGCAGGTGGTTTCAGTTACGCCGATACACTTGGATCCGCCAAGGGATGGGCTGCCTGTATTCAGTACAATGGAACGATTGCACCGCAGTTCGAACAGTTCCGCAAGCGACAGGACACATTCTCTCTCGGTGTCTGCAACGGTTGTCAGCTGATGGGCTTGATTGGCTGGGTAGAGACGGATGGTGCTGATACCGGCAAGAAGCAGTCAGTGGCTGCCACCGAAACGGTTCCCGAGATTGTGCTGGCTGGTAATAGTTCGGAAAAGTATGAATGCCGCTGGGTAACGGTGAAGATTGCTCCAAGCAAATCCGTGATGCTGCGGCGCCTGGCCGGCAGTGTTTTGGGATGCTGGGTGGCCCACGCTGAAGGACGGTTCGTCTATCGTAGCAGCGCGACATTGGACCGGTTGGTGGCTAGCCAGTGCGTTGGATTGCAGTATGTCGATGATTTGGGCAACGCAACCGAAACGTACCCGATGAACCCGAACGGTAGTCCGCTCGGTGTGGCCGGTATCTGTTCGCCCGATGGTCGCCATTTGGCCATGATGCCGCATCCGGAACGGTGCGTTCAGATGTGGCAGTGGCCCTACGTTACGGCCGATTTTCCGTACAAAAACTCCTCTCCCTGGATGTCGATGTTCCAAGAGGCTTACCTGTGGTGTCAGGAGGAAAAGTGAGAACCGTGCCTCTGCCGCGCCAAGCGCGCTCATTCCCTTTTCGTTCATTATCTTAAATCATCCCACGGTTCTGCACGAAGGCGCCtttaaaatgtaattcaaGCGAAACGTTACTGTTTATATTCCACTAATAAAGTTGATCCAGCAGCTTTCAAGCATAACCCCGGGAACCCGTAGTGCTGTTAATGGGCAGAAGGAGAGCTCTCGTTTAAGGTGCATCGACAAGAGGATTGCCTCTTCAGATAATAACACCGGCTGGTAAACATCTTCATGTTAATCACGATTAATAGACATCCGGGGTAACAATTTGTATACAGCACTCTCGCACCGCACTCCGCCTAATGAAGCTttcctgctgatgatgcggCCATTGGCGCACCTTTCCTGGAATCCTTACACTCAACGGCGTCTAGCGTCGTGAAATACGTGTGCGAGAGTCCCAGCGTACAAACGGTTCGGGAGGTGAGCTGTGAAAGGTGTAAAAATGAAGGAACGATCGAACCCTCGAAGACACAGCGGAGCGAGGGAGGTGCCTTCCAAAAGGTACTTAAACACCAACCGCAAATGAGGAAGGTGGGCACGGGAGCGTATCGTTTAATAGTATTAAAAGGAAACCAAGGATTCCTTCTTCTCGAAACCTTCGCCTCTTCAAATGAGAAGACCTTTCACATTAGGTGAAGGAGGAAATTTGTTCGCGAATGGCTTTCCTTGAACCCACCCCCCGGAGTTGTGACGCATCCCACAGGAAGGTTGGTGGGTGATGATAGACCGAGCCAGCCGTCGGAAGATAAGATAATTAGCTATACTCCGATGGTAAGTGCGTGCTCATGTGTGGTCTGCAGACGGTactgagtggtggtggtggttcctgtTCTGGATCATTTCACTTCCAAAACCCGATTTaccgttttctttctctacCGTATCTCTTGTGCCATCGTTTTCCGTGTATCATTTCTCTTCATAATACAATCTCATCCTCGACACCTTACCCTCACATGCCACCTCGCTCTTAACCTAACTCTCCAGCCATTCCTCCCACCCGTCACTCCCCGGGTCACCTGCGAGGGAAAAATGATGGCGGGAAAATCTCTCGAAAACGGTTAAACGAAATTTTCTCTGGCAttaaccagcagcatcaacagcagcagcgacggcagcagtagcgtcTTATACTGCCTGCCAGCCGCCAATCAGACGCAGTAAGCTTCGCTGTGTAACCATGGGAATGGTTCAGGTGCTACCCCAACGGTGTGTTGCTGAAGGTGGACTGATTGGTGAGGGATCCGGGTGGGTGGTCGGGCACACAGAAAATGAAGTCCTCGTCTCCACCGTCAGTTCCTTTCCCCGTTTTTGCTCCCAGGAGCGTACGTGGATGGATTTGCAAGCGTCGCTGCTTCTGGCGTTGTATGGCGCTggttcttccatttttctttcctttttccaattttataGCTTTTCCTAGGAAAAAGTGTAGCCAAGCACGGCAGCCATCACCCCAGgaagccaccagcatcatcgttgCCGGCATGGGAATCCATTTCGTGTCaagggtgtgttggtggtcggtcgtcggtggttGTGTTCGCAGAAATGGTCGGAACTAGAAGGAATGCTGGCAGCACCAACACGCAGCGCATAAGCGGAGAGCcccgtccttttttttttttttctttcaacaagGATCTCGCGTGGTATCTGGGTAAATGTGCCAGGTACAAGAAGTCTTGCAAACTGTAAAGCAAAATTCCGACGAAAACCGTAACCACCCTCCTTCTGCCGACCGTATCACTTCGCGGTCGGCTCAAGGCCCCTTCCCATACTCGTTGACAGTCACCCAGGCGTGTGACGTGAGGCGTTTAACCTCGAAggatttctctttttttgtggctCGGCGATAAATTCcaccgagctgctggtgggccggccggcctgccCGGTATCGTACAAtacattttcgtttcgtgacCATCGGCCCCTCACGATCTTACCTGTGCTGCaacgtgatggtggtggccgcggtggTGATGTCGTCGAATGTTGGCCAAGTTGCTCGCTCCCTATGGGGGGGCCGTTGGCATGGTAACAGAGCTGTTGAACAGAGCTAGTGGAAGCCGGCTACTAAATATGGCGTCCCCAAGATTGGCTTGACAATTCGCGACGAGCAGGCAGGTAGCAGGCTGGTGCGGCCAGGAGATAGCGAAAGACAATTTCCAGTCCAATCATTTCGGTTTATAGTATCGCTTGATCATTTTTATTTCCAGTTCCCGGTCTCTTTTTCCGGCGTTTCCTATTTCGTTCCAGTTTTTCATCATAATTTCGCCAGCGTACCCGCCACTACGTGCTGCacgttctctccctcttttgctctctttcggCATTTCACTGGGGCGACTAACTTTTCACCCATCATTTGTGCcacttatttttttttccttctaacCATTCCATTTGGCCGGCAATCTCACGTCACGGTCACGTCGATTAAGTTTTGTGCTCGCAGTTCGCGCATCGCGTTCTTACAGCAAAAAATTGTAAGTATCCCTTCGCTGGCTTCActttatttacatttccttttttgaggAAGCTTCCCCTCAATTACCGATGCCCTGTGCCACGATGGATGataacattttcattaaaaaagaaacgaaaaagaaaagaaaagcgcttGACAATTATTGCAACTTTCCCAGTCGCGTCCATGGTCGCACGGTGTCCGCTGGGAATGGCGGTAAACACCTAGCAACGCGGGCTCTACACTGAAATCTCTTGTATCTGAACACGTTTCTTGCTGTTGGCATGGGTTGCTTCGCtcggcggctgctgttgctgctgctgctgatggtgtagatgttggtgttgatggtgatggagctGGTGCATCGAAGGAGGCCGCAAGATGCTACCAGCCACGTGTACCTGCAGCTCATCGCGATAGTTGTAATCCCTGGCGGCCAGCGAGCGCGTACTGCCACCGCCAGTAGCACCAATCTTGCGGAAGTCATCGCGCAGCAGATCCCGGCGCCGGGTCATCGTAGCCGTGCTGGCCATCAGTGGCCGTGCGGTGGCCTCAGTTAGCGGAAGCTGAGACAGTTCGGCCAGATCGTACTGTGTCGATTGGTTGCACAGTTCCTTCGGTAGACTAACGACGGAGTAGCTTCGCGTTTCACGCTGGACTGCCGGCAGCTGCTGGTCCGAGGTAAGCGACGATACCGAACCGGACGAGGACTGATTGTCGGAAGGGTTCGGTGAGATGATGGATACTTTCTTGGGCGAAACCGTCACTCGACTGTTGGCGGAAGATGCCAAAGCGACCGTTGGccgatgttgatgctgctgttgctgctgctgttgctgctgctgctgcaagtgctgatggtgctgctggagttcACATTTGTGCGAGTGTTTGATGGCGGAGGTACTGCTCCGGCGCATCGACATCACGTGACCATGGTGACCGTAGTGAGGCTGCAATGATAGCTCGATTGTCTGTATGCTGCTGTTCTGTCCACCGCTGGCCGGTGCTGGCGTCTTGatggaaacagcagcagctccggtgccatgtttcatcgtgccaccCTTGGTCGGGTACAGTTCATCACCGTCGCCCTTCGGTTGGCCGCTCGAAGACGAAAGCGACTCATCGTTGACTCCCTTCGCTCCGCCTccgagctgctgatgatcactggcggcggtggtggtggtagaggtaGAGGATGCAGCGACGGCGGCCGCAACCGCACCGGAAGACGACTCGACCACATTCAATCGCGATTCCAGCTCGAGCAGGTTGATTTTCATGCGGGAATTACTTTCGCGCTTCTCGCGCTGATAGTAGATGGCCACGAAGATGAGCACGTTGAGGAAGAGCAGAAAGCATCCGacgccgatggtgatggccagGGCCGTCGAATAGCTGCGCTGGTAGCTGTTGGTGAGGCGGTTGATCAGACTACGGTTCGAGTCACTGTGATGTGTCGGAAGCGCCGCATTGTGCAGTGGCCAGGAAGCGGAAGCCGTCTGTATGAACGTGATGTTCGGGGGACATTCTGCAGAAAGGAGATAGGAAGCAGAACATCTCTTTGGGTCGCACCCAGAACCGAGACTAATAAGGGCGCTTAGTGCTAGGGACCTACCAGTCGAGATGGATTGCAGTATGGTGGAAGCgatggtttccgttttgtgcATCTTGGAGGTGGTGGACGTAACGAACCCAATGTGTACCATCGGTGGCTCGATGATTTGCTCACGGACGAGACCTGCGGAAGGGGTCACATCACAAGACACACAGGGGGTGGACATTGATCCTTCGAGTTTCGAGCTCACGATACGAGCGGTACGGTACCTACCGTCATAGAAAATTGGATCGACCTCACTGAAATGATGGTGCCGCATCGACAGCTCCGGTATATTGAAGGACGAGTGCAGCTGAGGAATCAAGCTTAACCACAGTGACAGCTTGTGGCCCCGATAGTGGCTCTTTGGTACGACCTTATTGCCTGCAACGTTCCGGTAAGATATCAAGTGGAATTGCGCCACAGAGagccaaagagagaaagagagagagagagtggaaggtGCTTATTTGCTTTGATTCATTTagcattattttcatttcattagcaCCAAAAAGGGTACGATAATCGATGTTGGTTGCACATGCACGACTCAGAGACTCTTCTTTACTTACCAATCTCCATGAAGACCTGATTGGTGGTGTCGTAGTGTCCCCAGAATGGCAAATTGTACTTGAGTGTGGTGAAGCCACTGTACAGGTTGTCACTGTTTAGGCTGTAGTAGCTCGCCTCTGGCTCCTCGCcccggccaccgccaccgtccgcCGTCCCGTCCTGCTCACCATCCTCACCGTCGTCCTCGGAGTgaccatcgtcgccatcgccgttaCCGGCTCGAGACTCTTCTTCACTCGACTGATAGCCCGGGCTCTCGGCTGAACTGAAGCGCTGCAAGTCGTTGGAGAACTTTCGCTTTTTGCGCaaatgcttctgctgccgtgTGTCCTTGTGGTagtactgcagcagcagctggtgctgctgttgctgcattgtCGTCTGCTGTAATTGCAGAgcgaccggctgctgctgctgcgacgaagGAGCGGAGGATCCACTTCGAGAAGTTTGAAGTGAaccttcatcgtcatcgccggcCACATCGGCGACCGAGGGGCGAAACGAGGATACCAGCTGCCGCATCATGGTGTCATTGTGTTGGGGTGATTTTTTTGCCGGATTCCAGCTACGCTTATTATTGTTATTCACGAACACATCCATGCGCGACGCACGCAGCCCATTAGGGTTCCTGAAAGGGTGGAGCAAGCAAAGGAACGTGAGGAGCTGGTGGTAGcagaacaaatgaaaaaaaaaacaaaaaaaaaaactacgagctactggcgcctccattgcaaATTTGCGATTTCAGCTTGCTACGATTTGGCGACAAAAGTCAACTGACGCAAAACTAATTTTAAACTCAACCTTTCTTTGCGTTTTTCAAAGACAAGTTTCGGGTTGGGGGCTTGCAGTTCGTTCTTTGTTTGAGTAATCCAAGTAAGCATAGAGCGGCCCGGGCGCTCGTTGGCTCGGTTACAGGGAGTGCAAATTACCGCAAAATCTACTTCCAACAGCTCAGGCGGACGGACCGTAAATCAACATTTACAATCATCTGCAGTGCTTAACACACTCGAGAGCAGGTGTTGGGATGTTATCGTCCATTGTCGGAGGTGTCGGAGGTAAAATGGCGATTGATTATGGTGCTGGGAGGAGGGAGGGTTGGGAGGCGGAGTAGTTAGTAGAGAGTGTTAACACCTACCCTGTTTTTACAAAATTACACAGGTACCGCATCACAGTGCTGCTGACCTGCATATCCAACCTAGTGAGGGTGAGTGGAAACATCGGTGATGGTGAGAATCCTAATGCAAAAGGCACATCCTCGCCTCGAACGGAACCGGCACGCTGTCGAGTGGCAATCCGCGGAAGGACccaacgagagaaagagagaagaagagaggaagagagttaGAGAGCGAAAATGCTACATTATTAATTGAACGGAGCATCGGATAAATAGTTTATGAGACGGCTTAGGcaccgacggacggatggacggacggacggggcaCACCGGCAATGAACCCGGCTAATGAAAAGCTTTACCCGCCCCGGAAGCACATCGGCCACGCAGTGACAGTGAGCTAAAATTAACTCCCTTAGGCTTAAATTATTCGCACAAACAGCGTCGCCATCGTCtgcatcgttgtcgtcgcttgCTGCGAGTCACGGGCCCGGAGTGAGTGAGGTGGTCAGCCAAGATCTTACCGTCATCAGTCCACTTGTGGCGTGGCACAGCATCTGTTTTCGGCACCGCGTGGATCGTTAACTGAGATTTTAGGGCATgaggcacacacatacacacgcgcccGTCTCGTCGGGCTCGTCTTGGATGTTGTTAACGAGTTACACGCTTCATTTGATGGGCCATCAACCTGCCTTTGAAATGCTTTTTTACTACTTTGGCCCAATAAACACTTAGCGGTTTTGCTGCAGAAGGGCAAGAAGGTGGAGGATTCTGCCCTCCCTCCCACTCCGGATGGTAAGCTAATTTGCGAGAGATTTGTATTTTATGCTCCACATCCTCGGGTCGAGGGTGTGAGCCACCCAAGGGTAGCAATCGATACGATACGATGTATCGAACACATTAGCATAAGAGCTTTCCCGTTCAATCGGTTCTCGCTGCCCGTGCCCGTAAACAATACTAATTATTCGTCTAATTGCAGACCAACTCgggaggaggagagaagagTGACGTACCTGCGGAAACTTCCATTCATGAGATTGATGCTTGAAGTGGAGAAAGTAGGACCGGCCGCCCTGTAGGCTGTGCAGATGGCTCAGCTGGACGAGCGGTGCCGCCGTCAGCCCATCGCTCAGCAGTTCCAACACCGCATCCCGATAGCCATAGGCGCTCCGTGGCGATCGCTCCCAGTTGGTGTACTCGTTCTGTtggtccgagagagagagagagagagagagagagagagagagagagaggtcgattggtcgattggtaaaagggagagaaagagcaagagcgAATCAATAAATTATAGCCAAGAGCTCCGGGATCCTTTCTAAAGATTGAACCCAATTCACGGCCCAACTGATTTATTGTGGCATTCGGTAATCAGCCCCGgctatgatgctgctgctttcagtCCAGAAACATGCGCCCGGACTCGTTTGCCTGTCACGCCCTCGCAATATTTATTGCTTCTCCAAttgtgttttacatttttcaatgatCTACCGGCGCATTAGCGTACGTGCTCCATCATTCGCGCTCCATCGGCCGGCCCGGGGACCTCAAATTGGTCTCGTTCTGTTCGGCCCAAaaagtgccggtgccggtgccgttgccgGTGCGCCGCATTCGGGCATTCAATTATGAAGACTTCAAGACGCGCGCTTTTGACATCTTTGACTTGACGGCCGGGCTCGGGTTCGCGAAATCGATTTCCTCTAATTATGCCATTTCCAACTTTCTACCATTGGTGGACCAACTGGGCGAGTCGTTACAATGCTCCCCaacctcccccctctcccatCCCACCCCAAACGGGTGGCTTCTACTAAATCCTGCTGACAGCTGTTGCGGAGTGTCCTGGCGAATCGAGTGGTCCAACTGGTGGCGGTCATGGGACgggatgaaattaaaaagcCCGGCCTGGCAATCTGGCAACAAGGGGCATACTTCTTCTGGCACTTTCTGGCCCTCTTTGcgtcaaccaccaccgctttaAACGGCCAATTCATCGAAAGGCATTCTTGGAAAGGCAGGTCCTTGGTTaaggacacatacacacagccacacagccacagctaCAGCGACTTTCCTTTGGGAAACTTTCCCTTAACCAGGCGTTGGAAGTGTTGGCTTTGTCATCGTGGCCGTTGGACGGTGGCTGCTGGGCTGCTGTAGGATGATTGGAGCAAAAGTTGGGGTCTACCTCCGCCGAAGAAATTAGGCACTCTCTTCATGATAATTTCGGTGGCCAACGTGCCGTTGGAATTGGAATTCCTGCGGCCTGCGGACAGACTCACAACAGCACAGGACGGCCAGGCACCAGGCCCACCAGATGCCCCAGCAAAGAGGCAAAGTTTGGAAAAGTCTCCGAAAAATCATTTGCagtattcgttcgttcgcttgctcgctcgctcgctcgctcgctcgtgggATCCTGAGCGGCCACAAATTAGATATATATTCAAGTTGACTACTGACTACACCGTCGCTGGCGGCCATGGTCGacggcaccgcaccacaccatcaccccatcgccttcaatcgatcgagagaAGGCTCTTTAATTAATCGAAAAACTTTGTTACTTCAAGTGGAGATCGTCGGTCGAGAGTCGCGGCGGTGGAGGAGCAAGAGGGGGGGTGTCTTGTCGTGTTCGAGCTCATCGGCATTGGGTAGCAGGGACCTCGggaccagccagcagccagccagtagcaCTCGGTTTTGCGTAATGTATTAGATAGCAACAGGAATTACACCGTCGGAATACCGAAAGTGAGTTATCCATTTCGATTATTTATGTGCTGTGAAGTTGTGTGTTTAAAGGCCAACAGTCAGCCGGAGTTATGCAAAGAAGCCACCGCGTGTCGCTGTCGTTGTGTGCGCCCTGGTGGCCATAAAGTGTGCTAGCTGATCATGGTGCCAGTTGTTcggagaaaacgaaacgaacgctTCAAAGGAACGATGGGTTGGGTTAAAAATCCTTTTCACCAGGGGGGGAAAACCCTTTAAAGTGTGCTCGGGTATACGGCGCAGGAATTCTTGTGGTTAACCACAGCCAAGATagtaaagcagcagcagcagcggcagcactcGGTTCCAGGTCTATAGTGCTCGAGTATTCCGTGCCAAGCGGGGAAACTTTGAACCGTGGTACCGTGCCTTAACCTCAACGACTCTCGGCGATAAGCCTGCTAGGTCGGTTTGGTTACTCCTCTCCCCTGGCCCTTACCTTGAGCGCGGAGTAGATCTCGTTCAGATGGTAGCGGTAGGTGTTACGCACGAAGGTGCGCAGGATGCGGTCGCGCTTGGTTTCGTTGAAACCGAACTCGAGATCCGCCGCCGTCAGCTCCAGGTAGGACTCGTACGTCGTCAGCCCGAACAGGACGTCCTGTTTGTGGAAGTTGCTGAACTCGATACCGCTAGTGCTGTGTTGGCGGCGTACCGCGGGAAAAcccaagaaagaaagaaaaaaaacaacggcgaaaaaaaacggcaaatgGCAAACCAAAAGTTGTTCATCGTTAATGCAATAAAGTACAGTTAACCACCCCGCCCAGTTCCACCAATTCCACCCACCAGTACGATCTACACATCACCCCTTTGAAAAGgactcgacgtcgtcgtcgtcgtcgtcgtcgtagtcgacgTTGGCcctttttatgtgttttatcGCGCGAATGACCATAAAAAAGCTTGAAACCCCTgatcccgtggtggtggtggtggtggatggtggcacACAAAAGGGCAATATCCTGCCAGTGGTGAGCGGAGGTGTGATCCGTGGACTTACCTGGCTATCGCTGAATCGGATGGTATTTTAAGATTATTAATAATGGCCGCCTTGGCCTGTGTTATGACGGTTCCGTCGACAAACGGTGCAAATCCTGGCAAAAATCTGCATCCCCCCGGGGCCGGGCgaaatgggagagagagagaggaaaatgagaaaaataaattaccgAAAGATAATAATTATCCGAGCAATTTGTTTGTATTGGCGTCCGTTTTTTTCGTGCGCCCTTTTCAGTTCCGTGGcctccgtgtgtgcgtgcgtttaaCCTCCGgctccgtgttttttttttggtggataaATTGCACGAGGATTCGGGAAGTTGTTGTGGTCAGCCGGATGTTTTCGTGctttattttgtgtttttttttggtttcaaattttatgtttcacaCAAGAACAAGGCTTCGTACTTTCGTGCCTCAATGCACACGCAAACGGAGGGTTTGCGTGTGCAATCTGGTTGATCAGCGTACGGTGGTTAAAACGGGTTGGTTGAGGCCATTTTTATTCGACCAAAAAATGCTGTGTgctcaacatcaacagcagcagcagcagcagcagcagcagcagttttggCGCTTTCCAATTGAATGCAAACAATTCCATCAAcaaatggtggccaacggaATGGGCACGAATGTTTCCGCGAATCGGCGAATCACATTTCGTGCAGTGGATTTCGCTGGAACACCAGTTTACTCACCTAGGACTACTCAACGATATATTCATAAGCTCCGCAAGTGATTTGGTCCGCAGACAGGGAGCCAAATCCTCGTTCACCACGTCCCCGGTGCATGAGGTCTGTTCGGCTACTTTGCGCTTCACGGCGAGTGGATCCCGCTGGATGGCCCACGGTGAGAGAGCGGAACcgctcagcagcaccacccggtGGATGAGATCTGTGGAAGCAGAATGGATCGACGGATTAACTCTCGACGCTACGGCCACCGGTGTTCCCGTGGCTTACCTCCTGCTACCGGCGAGACGGCCAGTATGTTGGCCAACGCTGCACCGGTCCCGTGGCCCATCAGCGTAATTTTAGCCGGATCACCACCGAAGGCAACCAGATTCTCGCGCAGCCAGTGCAGCCCGGCCACCAGATCCATCAGCCCAAAATTACCCTGGGCACTTCCCTTAGCACCAGTTTTCAAAAAACCTACCCGGTAAGATAAGAAGACCGCTTTGagcacgttgttgttgtcgggaCAGTCGTTATTGGGGAGTCGGGTTTCCGGGAACCATTGAACCTATCCGCTTTAAAATGATTcgcattccacca is a window of Anopheles aquasalis chromosome 2, idAnoAquaMG_Q_19, whole genome shotgun sequence DNA encoding:
- the LOC126581158 gene encoding uncharacterized protein LOC126581158 isoform X2, whose amino-acid sequence is MKALGRALADRRHPHHRQLAVVWLLLTLWFTGGRMSPSATGLGGGPGPSAVGPNSPASLNNITYSNNVVKTKYGPLRGIVFRATPMVIEGFLGVPYASPPIGSLRYMPPVTPSTWKFTRLVDRYAPVCPQKLPKLLDPGSDPGAIGVLPLDRLKQLRRLVPTLVNQSEDCLYLNLYVPHADDTPHRLDHLKPTIVYIHGESYEWNSGNHYDGTTLAMNGNVIVVTINFRLGVLGFLKTGAKGSAQGNFGLMDLVAGLHWLRENLVAFGGDPAKITLMGHGTGAALANILAVSPVAGDLIHRVVLLSGSALSPWAIQRDPLAVKRKVAEQTSCTGDVVNEDLAPCLRTKSLAELMNISLSSPRFLPGFAPFVDGTVITQAKAAIINNLKIPSDSAIASTSGIEFSNFHKQDVLFGLTTYESYLELTAADLEFGFNETKRDRILRTFVRNTYRYHLNEIYSALKNEYTNWERSPRSAYGYRDAVLELLSDGLTAAPLVQLSHLHSLQGGRSYFLHFKHQSHEWKFPQRAGSVRGEDVPFALGFSPSPMFPLTLTRLDMQVSSTVMRYLCNFVKTGNPNGLRASRMDVFVNNNNKRSWNPAKKSPQHNDTMMRQLVSSFRPSVADVAGDDDEGSLQTSRSGSSAPSSQQQQPVALQLQQTTMQQQQHQLLLQYYHKDTRQQKHLRKKRKFSNDLQRFSSAESPGYQSSEEESRAGNGDGDDGHSEDDGEDGEQDGTADGGGGRGEEPEASYYSLNSDNLYSGFTTLKYNLPFWGHYDTTNQVFMEIGNKVVPKSHYRGHKLSLWLSLIPQLHSSFNIPELSMRHHHFSEVDPIFYDGLVREQIIEPPMVHIGFVTSTTSKMHKTETIASTILQSISTECPPNITFIQTASASWPLHNAALPTHHSDSNRSLINRLTNSYQRSYSTALAITIGVGCFLLFLNVLIFVAIYYQREKRESNSRMKINLLELESRLNVVESSSGAVAAAVAASSTSTTTTAASDHQQLGGGAKGVNDESLSSSSGQPKGDGDELYPTKGGTMKHGTGAAAVSIKTPAPASGGQNSSIQTIELSLQPHYGHHGHVMSMRRSSTSAIKHSHKCELQQHHQHLQQQQQQQQQQQHQHRPTVALASSANSRVTVSPKKVSIISPNPSDNQSSSGSVSSLTSDQQLPAVQRETRSYSVVSLPKELCNQSTQYDLAELSQLPLTEATARPLMASTATMTRRRDLLRDDFRKIGATGGGSTRSLAARDYNYRDELQVHVAGSILRPPSMHQLHHHQHQHLHHQQQQQQQPPSEATHANSKKRVQIQEISV